The Tribolium castaneum strain GA2 chromosome 3, icTriCast1.1, whole genome shotgun sequence sequence GTAGGGGTCGAGCTTGTAGCTCTCCCAGACGAGTTGGATGCCTTCGGCGATGAGTTGTTGGACTTCTTTGCGCATGCCGGCCACCAGAGGGATGATGCTGGCTTTGTCGTCGATCTGTGTGGGATTCAGTGGATGAGGTACTGGTTTGGATTTTTTGGTATAACACAACATGCAGTAAAAAATCGTACTGTCAGAAAATGGTAACTAGAAAAATAGACAGTAGTACTACGAGTAGGGGGAAACACATAACATGCCGTAATTGGTTTAAGCTAGACGCTACCTTGGTACCGCCTTGTGCGCTAATCCTGTTCGAGAGCTACGTAATAAAAGACATATGCCTGAATTTGTTGTCAACGCAAGTCAAAACGCATTCATTTGTTGCTAATTCCTTGTTCTAAGCGAGTGGTAAAACAAGTTAATTCTAACAACTAATCGCGAACCTTCTATGTTAacacaaaaagtaaaatttttgcgtaaatgtaaaaacttctaaattttaacatttccatttttatatattttcacACTTGTctctgtttattatttttattaataaataagtaataagTAAATGAATAACCTTTAAGTAACCTTTTTGAACTACGAGCCCTAACAACTAAATATTTGGACAAAatctcgttttatttttagtaatcaaattggttttattttattcataatttgcatttgttttttgtaatttactgTCTAATTTTCAATCAGTtatcagaaacaaaaatataaatgataaaattgaCCCACTTCAGCTGGTAAGTAAATGTATGtacactaaaaaatttaaaagcagAATGGGCTTTTAGtgcaatatttttgtatttaacatCATTTGATCTTCAATTTGATGGAATGCCAACTTTCATTGGGTTTTAATTCATAGAATAACAAAAGGGGTGGAAATTCCAACAAAGGCAAAATAATTCCTTTGAAATGTTCACTCTGGAAGtaattctaaaaaactaaatattgcCAATTCTTCGGTGGCAATATTATACAAGTATATGGAAAGCAAAGTATAATACTTTGACCATGAGTTGTGACACAAAGGCTGCTACGACActtagtaaaaatttgtaaaagttGCCGCAGAAGCATTTTAAGGAAAGTTATTGCTCTAAGCATTGCAGAAACATATTCGAATTTTCTTGAGAATGTTGTGCAGACGGACAAAAAAACAGTACTTGGTTTTATAAGGTAGACACAATTgaataataatgttatgttactttacaaaataataattttaactaGGCAAAAAATACCATTTCCCTCTTCTGCTCAAAAAGGGGAAAATTCTGTGGGTCAAAAGTTAGTGGCAGTGGACATATAATGACTGGAAGAACGTGatatttagaattttaatttgatataTGCGTTCGAGATTCTGTAATTCTCAAAaacaagtaataaaaaataaacaagagaTCTTTCACAAAGACTGTCTTAAAAGTACGATTAAATTTACCAAGGAATAAATTGTATGAGGATACTCTAGGGGATAAATGTTTGTAAAGAATTTTGAGCAATTTGAGTTCATATATGGAGCAGTATGCAGTAAATACCAAATATACTTGCAAAGACGTTTATTACCAACACCCACTGACAAGTTTTATCCCGaaggtatttttattaaaaaaaatatgtttcttGCCACACAAGATTTGTAATAACGATTTGGTAATTCTGACAATAACATTATGTCTTGACCAGCAAATAGCCCGGATTTAAATATCATTGCGTCTTTTTAGCACATAATAAAAAGTtagcttttcaaaaaacatctaaaaaattaaataggaCATGTTTGGAGCAATAAAACGCCAAAAATCTGCGACAGAATCGTTAAAAGTAGCCACCGGTAAGTAGAATAGTCATCAGAGCCAACGAAGATGTCAAATTCCtaaaaagtttttcttttttttgtccAAACAATTAGTTATCAGATAtcattcatgtttttttttgtattttaattttatgtttagtAGTGctttaaagtagtttttaaACAGGTCATAACCACTCATAACTTATAagttacaaaataaacaaacttcttcaattatttatacttgaattcttttaataaacatttattaggTTGACGTGCATTTACCTTGTAAAAATGAATTCGTACAAACAATTAATTGTTAGGGAACGTAATACTTTATTTCTTTCCtcaatatcaatttttcaagtgTTTGTTAAAGTCGTGAGTCTCCCGATTCTTCGAGTGTATATTAATTTTCTTCGAACGTATTTAAATTCATTCATATGATAAATCATTACCACTCGCTTCCAACGCTATTATAATAATCTCTAAAACAAATAGCACTTTACGTACCTTTTCCAGAGTCATCTCGTAGGTCCTCACACTCTCAATCAGTGAAATCGCAAACGGATACAACTGATTGGCCTGATGCGCCTTATTAACAATCGCTAGCGGCACCCGAAACCCTAAACATTTCAAATTTCGCACTTCTTTCGCCAAAGTAATAATTTCCGGCAGAAAATTAACTCTCAACTTCAAAACATTCCCACGTCCGCTCCTCGAACGCACAGCTTCAATCGTAAAAATACGACCTGTCACTCCCAAATTACGTTGTTGCACATTACGTGCCCAATCATCGAAAATTTCTTGCGTATTGAGCTTCACTCGAAAACTATCACCGTCAGCTTTAAGCTTCTGACCCTCGATGTGATTTTCCCAACCCTtgcctttattaaaaaaataaataatttcgaaaaaaaaaacaacaaaaaattaatttattacctaAAACGTCTTCAACACGTCGCAAATAAGTGGTTAATTGGTGATCAATCTGTCTTGCCCAAATGATTGAACCGGCGACTGGTGGCAAATCGCGGACTTTGCTGATTCGAGCGCTGTTACTTTGAGGGTACTGGACCTTGAATTTCTCATGCAGGGCTTCGATATCATCTTTTACTCGTTGGATCAAGTGAGTTTGGTACTCCCTGATAGCCCCGCGAATATGTGGCCGCACGAAAAGTGCATTAAAGCGCGAAAAAATCCTGAACATTTCGTTGGCATTCTTGGCTGTGCCAAGCTGGTCTCTGAGATGTGCAGTGATGCGAGTTTCGACTCGATCGATACGTTCTTCATAGCGTTGGACAGCCGCATCCCAGGCGTCTTGCCCTTCCTTAGAAATGTCCAAACAATCGACTTCTTTCACATTCTCGTAAGCTAAATTAACTtcctaaaaatacaaaaaaaataagacatCATGGTTGATGGATTATCGGACCTCAATGGCATTAGCATCGGCTGCATCCAACGATAGGGTTGGTTTGGACTGCTCCAAATCCTCTCCTTCAACGGGGGCTGCGGTGTCGCGCACCGAAGGCCGCAACACCCGGACTATAACAGTCCGAAGCTGTTCATGTTGACGGCGGAATTTCCGCATGTGTTCCATGCGACTTTGAAGCTTCTTGTGTTGGGCCGAAATGCGCCATACCATCTTCATTTGTTCGTCCCGTTTTTTCTTAATGATGTCTCTAaacaattttgacaaaataagattaacaaaaaagacagtaaatgtaaatttacCGAAGTAGGGCTTGTAGTTTTTCATATTCATCTTCccaaatagtgaaaacatcAAAACACTGGGTCATCACTTTTTCGAATTCGTCGAAAGGAATGTGCATTAAGCGTCTGGTACCCAAAACTTTGAGTAGTTGGGCACCCAAATCACGAGAAATTGCTTCAACGAGACGCAAACAACGCTGGATTGGGTATTTTGTTGATCTGATTTTTCGGAGGTGGGCGAAAATTAATTGAACGGCTGCTCGAATCCGCTCTAATTCGGTCGCCGAGAGTAAATCGTTGATTGGGAAATCCTTTAAAGTCGAATAAAATGAATGAATAACcaagaaacaaaattaacgGAAGATagcaatgtattttttaagaaatactTTAAGACAAGCTAAATGCTTACAAGAAACACAtattttttgccattttttattattaaaaatttcattgttaaTTACATGATTAAAGAATTCTCTTTTCATtcgtgtaataataaataatataaaaaacttcGTTTTATGCACAATTTTAACGTAGATCCTTTAACGTACCTTAGGCACAGAATATTAGGCGtacgtttttaaattagactTGATCTAGGACTTTTAGCAAGACGTGGAAACTTCTACATGACTTCCAcctcaaaataataatcagaTTATGAAAGATGTATTAAATGTTGCTGCATTTGGGGACGTAATTATAATTTGAGTCCTCGAAGAATTGATTAGGATCCGTTTCTTTTCGTAGAGCGAATCGAAACAAATTgtaatcataaaaaatataatgcgtattttagatttaaaagtccgatcatttttttaacaatttgacGATATGCTTTGTATGTTTACGCTTCCTTCTTAGGGAAAGCTTCTTGTCAGTTGCCCTTATTGCATTTagatttttgacaaatattttGCTTCTCATTATAATTTACGAGTTTATGACAAATTACAATCAAGAACTGTTCTTAGAAGTGCTAATTCGTTATCTTTATTGATCcgaagattaaaaatttttcagaattcacaaaaaatttcacgtATAACATATAAGTAAGACAAAAAGACGTGATGGGtggtgttaataaaaataggtacTTCCTATTTACTTAGTAGTATAAGATTTTACAATAAAGTAAAAGGATGTGCAATAGCAAATCCTGGATtttgtattaataataaaacgcTTATACTTATAAACGTTTGCTTCTGATTCTAGGAAATTGTTTTTCAGTTGCGTcacttaaaaaacttaaaatatcttgtttttcaattaactgaatttaatttttgatttaaacatTTCATAAGAGAAGTAAGCTATATACAATACACATACTAAAATATTCTgcagttaattaataattatgccATTGTTGAATGGCTAGTGATTTCTCATTTGATGATAAATCTTTGCCTgagaaaaaaacttgaataaataattatagtaaaattattacaaaaaatccttttattttaaataaaagccaaGTGCTCTCCATAAAAATACGAAAACGAGGAAGCAGAAGTACGTATGAATGAACTACGCACTGAGAAAATTAGTTGATAAACATACATAAtacataaaaaagaaaacagataaaaatgtaactgccaatagaaaaataaagctaagcgcttctgaaaaaatatttttggttattaCGCAAAGTGAacaggaaaatatttaatcttacattataaaaaattcctaattttTAGAGTTTGAAGCAGTTACTAATTCAACAAAGAAAACAAGAAGAGTTTTCTTCAATTCGGAATACTCCTAAAAAATTGTCACCGCCACCTGCTAGATCTTCATCTATTAACACCTTTACTTAAGAAACagatgaaacaaaaaatctttcaaatttaagaatttaaaattaaaagatcTTGGctaccaaaacaaaaaatcagaaaataatGTGAATGCAAGTATTTTTGTGGATGTTTgctaaaaacattttgaacAAATGATTacaaattgtataaaaaaaatacacattaagCTTTGTACATGGCTGCAGCCTGCCAGTCATCTCTATATTTTGATAAGTAAAGCATTTAGCAAATCTATATTTTTGGAAGCatttgcttaattttaaaagcttACCCTTATCtttattaatacaaaaataagcATTACCTTCTGCtaataaaaattaggaaaacCTTATACTTAAATTCTTATccttattttcattaaatatgTGTTAATACATATTCAAGGAAAAACAtcgtaagtaaaaaaataatctgtgttaaaaacaaatacttatttttgtaaattccaCCCAATACGTCTTTCCAATGATGTTCACGTTGACGTTAAGATTTTTCTATTTCTTCAGCAAGCAAATAACGTACGTTATTATTACGACTCAATAAAACTGTATAATAAGTAGAGTtttcttataaataatttgatactAATGTTATACCTTCATTAGTGGATTGTAGTCATTCACGGTGGCAATGGCCTGTTTCAACCCTGTATCTGTGTCAAAAGACACAGTTGCATGAAACCTCTTCCCATGTTTGAGAATATCCAAAGTCAAAGCGACTTCCATACTCTCCCTCTTCTCCTGAATCCTATGCAGCGCTCTTTCTAAATTCAACCAGAAACTAATCTCTTGTAAAGCGGTCCCTGACGATGGATCCCGATCCAATTTCGTCACCTTCTGAATCTCCTTAATCCAGCGATTAACCCCGTGTTGCAACTGattcaaaaaattcgaatCTTCAACTTTATCGCTAAAATCAGCAACTTTCGGTTTGCGCCCTTCATCAGCACACTGTTTAATCAAGCTAGCAACGTAGGGGTGCACTTGAAGTGTAATTTCCGGAATATcaatattttgttgcaaatgcAGGAGCCCCATTTCCAGCTCCGCGATTGTTTTCTCAACAGAGGGTGCCATCTTATCACCATCGCGGTCAGCTCTGCCTGACTCCTTAACATACGATTTGAAAAATGGAGCCACCGTTTTGCTGATGTATGAATGGAGGATCTCGTAAGGCGAGCCATCGCTGAAATTCATGAGACGCACTTGCGCCCGAATGCTCTTATCCGCTTCAATGACAGCCCCTCGTTTGATGCAAACCAAACTGGACATTTTGGAATTGGAGTAGTGGACCTCATTGCTGATGTAAAAAGTGACCGGTTCTTTCTCTTCCTCGCCCTCAGGAGGTTGGTCGCTGTCGTCGTCTGGACGAGAGTCAAGGTCATGAGGTTAGTCACACCTTTGGCCACTTACCTTTGGATGGATTCCTCTGGATATAGAGAATCGAGACTTGGGAGTCGCTGAGGAACTTCCGGATGGTCTCTTGGTTGGATTTGTCGTCAAGAGCCGCCCGGAGATTGGTGAGTTCCCACTGGTTGTCTTCCGGTAAGAGCACAGTGGCCGCTTTCGTTATAAAGTTAGTGAAGTCGTTAAAATCGACGATTGCCACATTTTGTGGCTCGGGAGTCGATTCACTCCCTTCCAGAGAGTCCCCCATGGGGGTACACGGTTAAAAACACGTAAAACACGCAAATAACGGACACACCACGAATGCAAGAAACGTCACCTGCCGGTGACAGCTGCCTTGCAAATGGCGAGTTGCGGAAATGCAGACACAAAAGAGGCCAATAAGGAGGGAGCAAAGGACGAGTCAATGataagaaagataaaaaagctGATAATAGATAAGGTGTAGACAAAAAACTGCTTGTAGAACCGgttttaagtgattttttaaattttcgtctTTAACACCAGTAGAGTAAGTAGACCGGTAGTTCATATAATTTAAACTTCAACCATTTGTCTTtgtaaaatcttaattttcgACATCGTCCGTAAAGTGTTAATGTGTTTGAAAACTAGAATTCATCTGTAAAGTAAGGCCCATCAGAATTCCtacattttttgtagaaatcgTTTTTAAAGTGACTGACATAGTCAACGGTGTGAACACGTGtataatgttggttgcatagtattttaaaattgaagttaaaaaaataactttttgggAAAAACTCAGCAGAAAGAAACTTAACTTTAGTATCTTGGTGTAAAATAACTACTCGACCATTCAAaacgttttgtttaaaaagaaacacttatttttactgaagctcatttattttttgacatatAACATCGTTGTATGTACTACTTTTACGTACATATTACCTTAATCCGTACATACCACTTTTTTTGTCCactttattctttatgtaataATACCCTAATGAccagcaataaaaattaagctaACAGTGGTTTggtttttcctaatttttcgaaattaatactaataaaactACATATCTCATTAACCATTAATGTTCATAAAAAACGGAATCATTAATTTGAAGGTGTTATTAAGTGAAGGTTCCAAACCTTAACATatggaaaatttaaatctttattatcacttaaatataattacacttatttacaaattacaattttttgactaCAATATAAATGAGTCATTCGGAACTCCCTGAGACGACTTCATTCTCACTGTTTGGTTCTTTTTTTACAGACTCGCACAAATGAGAAATAAACAAACTCAATAAACCGAGAGATCAaaggttaaaaataatatttatcatttttcaatCTGCgtataattagtaattaccgCACGAatcatatttataaaaaattgcacattgtttcgtttataaataaattagaaatgataaataaattctttatAGAAGagctcattttttattttagttatatTCTTTTGTCTTTATCTAATAAATTACAagtatttagaaaaatgttcaCTTGACGcatttctaaatttaatttcttttttaaaaactgggaactttattttttattttaaatacatcataaaaaatatataaaatgaaatagtttctctttcattattatttacaaattgcaAGTTTCTGCTAAATATGGGTCATCTGGAATTCCTCTGAGACTTTTTCATTTGCATTGTTTGGCTGTTCTTTTTCGatgtcacctttttcttcCGACTTACTTGCATAATACATCCATCTAAAATTTCCatcgtaataataatttatatttttttactcactTACATTATCACCACCAACAACAAAACATGTAAAATTgctccaaaataaaaataagccgaaGGTAAAGTATCTAaactgtttaaataaattgctttATTGTACAGCGGAGCGGCAATTGCTGGACCTATGGCTTCACAAATTCCAAATAAAGACTGAGCTTTTCCTAAATCCTCTTGTGAAACCACTTTCGTAGCCAATGATCTTATAGCAATGTTAGAAATTCCGGTAATTATGCTTACAGCAGTGGCTAAAAGACAAGTCACAATAATTAcgtacaatttaaaaattaaatctaaagAGTTACCAACATATAACATGACATCAGTTTTGGCCAAACCGAAAACaatatttgttacaattttatccACAAATGTGATGAGTAAAATCATCAAATCCCCCAGTGAGAGAAATTTGGTAAATAGGGGAACCCCAATTAATGTccctttaataaaattaactctAATTCGTGTATCTCATTTGGTACTTTGGTACTCACCCACTAAATGAATAACggtattaatagtaataaagtaACTGTATTCAAGAGGACCCCAGTTAAAAAATCCTTgaacgtacaaataaaaaactccTCCTTCACCTACAACCAGGTTTAAATCCGAGGAAAACCAAACACTGTTACCAACCTGTAACCACTATACTGTAAATGAACAAAATGAACAAAACGGCGACCACGAACGCTCGATTATTCCCTTTGCTCTTTTTGAATAGAAGATTGAAAGTTTCCACCGCATGTTTGGGGTCAAAAGCATCGACAAAAAACGATTTCTTTGAAATAACATCGGGCTGATGCGGTTCTTTAATCCAAAAAATCCCGTACAAAATCGCgaataaataacaaacaacGGCAATCGACAAAACTCCATAATAGCCGATTTTCTCAAACAAAATCCCACTAACAGCCTGTCCCACAGGAGTGCAAACGTTCAAAACGATTTGCACAACCCCGACCCTTAAAGTCCGCATCTCCACAGTGCTGACATCAGCAATGTAGGCAAAAACAGCCATGACAATCATCGTCTGGCCCCCGAAGAAAGACGGGATGACCGTCTGAGCGATCCCTTGTGACGCCAGCGGCCACTCTTTCATGAAAACAACACACAGGATGCACCCCGCGACGGCGAAAAACTCCCCCAGGACGGGAATCAAGAGAAAGGGCTTGCGCAGCTTGTGCCTGTCGCTGTACGACCCCAAAAACAGGACCAAAATTAGGGGCATGACGCTCTGGAGGGGTATCTGCCACGAGTGCATGTCCCCGATCAAAATCTGGATTTTCTCGTTCTCCTCCGAGTAATTTGTGGCCTCTCCGCTGAGGATGGCGTCGCAGATGGAGTCATTGAGCTGCAGGTTGGACCGGCAGCCCTTCTCGAACTCGAGGTTGTACAGCGCGGGCCCGCAGATGATGGAAGCGAGGAGGTACGCCGCGATTAGGGGCTCCACGGTGATTATGTTCTTGATGTAGTGGAGGCGCTCTTTGGTGGTCATCGTCCGGAAGGTCTTCGGCTGGAGGTCCGCGACGGACGCGGTGACCAGTTCCGCCGTCGATGCCATTTTTGTCAAAGACACTTCACTTAAggacagtttttggtttcatagTAAATCGCGTGCAGCATAGCTGAATAGATGGATTCTCACTGAGAACAGGTTTCTTGGGGCGAGTCGGTGGCCTTACAGTGATTTAAAGATGTTGGAGGAGAAACGgcaaaaaagaaataaaagttaCATGATCAAGCTGCATTCCGGTTGGGGATTTAAAGTGGCTAATTATCTTGATCATTTGAACTTTACTGGCGTTTTACGTTTGATAGTGCGAGATAGCATGACGGATCTTGTTTTCATGAAGATGCGCTTAATGTTAAGGTTgcggaataaataaatattaataagcAATGTCACGTCATTGTattgaaatttacaaaaacacgGAGATAACAAtatctataattaaataatctaCCAAATTTGGTTATTGAACTCATGTGTGTGAGTAtagttacaaattttcaaagcCCGTTTACGGTAGCATTCTTTGCCATGTGATTATCTGCATCATTTTGTgggataaaaaataacaaagtgaACAATCAGACAGATCAAAGGTTAATAAGAATAGTATAATTATGTACCTACTTATTTGTTCAATCGTCTAGAAACGTAAATCAAAAAACTTACATATtgtcccatttcagttcatagtggAGTTTTGCAACAactcatttgcattttttgtaatgaaatggagcacaaattgagagtttttggtgggttttcttggctcaaaaaatttgtcgctgggatttagtttaatatagaaactctcaatttgtgtttttttatttaagtgacacaatttcttgtctttagtaaattaaaaattttggtacACATGAACGTTAAAAGCAGAATACTTTACGAAAGATGatttcatttgatttattcCCAGGGAATATTAGATATAAATagcttttgtttttgttttctgacCTTCaatatcatattttttttcaagcagaacttcttaataattattgtactTGATATAAGCATTTTAATTCATCACAAAATATTGCAACAAGTCTGTTTACTTGAGTAAACTCCATATAATCTGTGCTTAAGCCTTAGGAGGgaagaataaattaaaaaaagatttttttaataaaatcatataattttattatataattataaaaacttacagtttcaaaaaaactgttatagtgtttttatttttgtgtgcaCAGTCAGTGTAAATAAAGCTTTTatagtaataatttaaaactgggtttcaaattacaatttttcgcGCCTCATTTCCCGCAGCTTAAACGGTTGATCTACTGCCACGGAGCATTTGaactattataaaaactgCTGAAGGTTCAATTTATCAAGAAAAACATTGCTTAGGCTTCGTATTTGCTATTGTATTTGTTTTGATACTTATTTGCCTCAAATTCTGCTTATAAGCAAtttcaattcggaaataaaattaactacacgccctctggtgatgacttttgaactatgtcgaaaacagtaaagaaattttcgtaatgccacatttaactgacatttaatgaatttgcgtgtatagtgttaattacttacaatagaaagaattactttaaaagtacgtggtggtaaatgctagcgttgactttggttctgtagtttttcgtggtataaagtgtttattgttggaacttgaaagtggataaaaagtgaaaaatatttaaattttgattacaaagtgttatcaagcagttgtttaattaaagattataagtaatggatcacagcgaacacaaagtttggctcaagaaaccaataaattagtgaagtgttatgaattttaggttagaattttccactgaaaaaatcatgaaatgctgcggtaaatctacaaaactacaataaagattaacaactgctgatacatttaaacgtaaattatgccaaaaggtaggcttttcaatgtctttgtaataattttccaataaagaaagtgaaccaaacagtcattcgttattcgtgttttcctcgtcatctcacatttgtcaacataagtttcttgcatcaaagatgcaataatcattccgcataggcaatgtaataattgtgaagccccaaaattcgtacaacgctcaaaatatccgaataaacattttcccgccatttatggttactgttttcgacctagctcagtggcgcccccaacggtaattttacttccgaatattAAATAACGTGGTAACAGCAATGTGTGTGACAGCCGGCAAGTAAGGTTATGTGCTCCTGTTGATGTGCGAAAAAGTTGCCCCCTTTTCCTTGCACGATGGAGGACTTTACGTGCCCGCGATGCAAGACCTCAAAGTTCCAAAACCCATCACTCAAAATGATGGTAAACGTGTGCGGCCACGGGCTGTGCGAAAGCTGCGTGGACTTGCTGTTCCTCAAAGGCTCCGGGAGCTGTCCCGAGTGCCGCATTCCACTCCGGCGCAACAACTTCCGCGTCCAGTTATTCGAGGATGCCTCAGTTGAAAAAGAGGTGGATATTCGCAAACGCGTCTTGCGcgatttcaacaaaaaagaGGAGGATTTTAATTCGCTGGCTGAGTTCAACGATTATTTGGAGGAAGTCGAGACGATCATTTACAACCTGACGAATAACATCGACGTGGTTAACACGAACAAAAAGATTGAGCAATACAAACGCGACAATCGCGaacaaataatgaaaaataaaggcaaactGGGGAGAGAAGAGTACGAGCTGGAGGAACTCTTAGAGTTGGAGAAACAGCAGCAAGAGATGCGTAAGCAGGAGATAATTATTGAGGAAACTGAAAGTAAGAAGAAGAAGATTCGGGAGAAGGAAGCGCTAATTGATGAGTTGATGTTTTCGAGTGAAAATGCTAAAAACATTGTCGAAACGTTTGCCCAACAAGCCAAGGAGGCCAAAGAGGAGGAGGCTAAGGCGGCGCCTGCCAAAAAGACGCACTTTTCAACAGGGATTCAAATTGGGCGGCAGACACAAAGCTCATTTTTGCCTGTTCCCATCGAAGAGGGCCCCTTATTTGTTTATAAACCTTTGGTTTTGCAAACCGATGGCCCCAAATTGCCAACAGATGAAGAAATCGCCAGTATGGGGTACACGAACCATGTACGGGCAGAAAACGAGCAAGAGAGAGCTGGCGGTTTCAGGTCCAATATTGCGTGTGTTAGGGCTCTGCAAGATGCCTTCTCGGGGCTGTATCATGTAAGGAAAGCGCCGGTGCATTAATTTATTGACGTGTTGGagaataaagatattttttgtacattaaaacatttattttgttaaaatagaacacacaaatctaaaatttataactagaAAGTGTGCCCGCGATAAATAGCACCGTTGATTACATCT is a genomic window containing:
- the Mat1 gene encoding CDK-activating kinase assembly factor MAT1 is translated as MEDFTCPRCKTSKFQNPSLKMMVNVCGHGLCESCVDLLFLKGSGSCPECRIPLRRNNFRVQLFEDASVEKEVDIRKRVLRDFNKKEEDFNSLAEFNDYLEEVETIIYNLTNNIDVVNTNKKIEQYKRDNREQIMKNKGKLGREEYELEELLELEKQQQEMRKQEIIIEETESKKKKIREKEALIDELMFSSENAKNIVETFAQQAKEAKEEEAKAAPAKKTHFSTGIQIGRQTQSSFLPVPIEEGPLFVYKPLVLQTDGPKLPTDEEIASMGYTNHVRAENEQERAGGFRSNIACVRALQDAFSGLYHVRKAPVH
- the LOC664490 gene encoding uncharacterized protein LOC664490, whose protein sequence is MASTAELVTASVADLQPKTFRTMTTKERLHYIKNIITVEPLIAAYLLASIICGPALYNLEFEKGCRSNLQLNDSICDAILSGEATNYSEENEKIQILIGDMHSWQIPLQSVMPLILVLFLGSYSDRHKLRKPFLLIPVLGEFFAVAGCILCVVFMKEWPLASQGIAQTVIPSFFGGQTMIVMAVFAYIADVSTVEMRTLRVGVVQIVLNVCTPVGQAVSGILFEKIGYYGVLSIAVVCYLFAILYGIFWIKEPHQPDVISKKSFFVDAFDPKHAVETFNLLFKKSKGNNRAFVVAVLFILFIYSIVVTGEGGVFYLYVQGFFNWGPLEYSYFITINTVIHLVGTLIGVPLFTKFLSLGDLMILLITFVDKIVTNIVFGLAKTDVMLYVATAVSIITGISNIAIRSLATKVVSQEDLGKAQSLFGICEAIGPAIAAPLYNKAIYLNSLDTLPSAYFYFGAILHVLLLVVIIWMYYASKSEEKGDIEKEQPNNANEKVSEEFQMTHI